Below is a genomic region from Vitis riparia cultivar Riparia Gloire de Montpellier isolate 1030 chromosome 5, EGFV_Vit.rip_1.0, whole genome shotgun sequence.
ttgagAGGATTGAAGGACCTAATCAATACTTAGACTATGTTTAGTTCCAAAAAgtagcaaaaaaagaaaaaaaatcaaataaaattattttctcatgtttagttttatcattaaaaaaattaaatataattaaaattagttaaacacgtattcattttaaaattatttaacctttatataaaatagttaaaatgaattaaatgagtttgaagtaatgtataaatataatttattgattttctaattattttttattttcatttttatttatttttacttttcctccTTTCTTTGCATTTTGCCACAAATTTTCAGGGTGTCGACAGCCACGATGCAGAATTGTTGAATGTTAACTCAGGTTCTAATTCGAATCAGGTTGCAGCTCAAGATGGAGATGGTAGCCAAACTGACATCACACCCATGGATGACCCTGTGTATAAGGCGGCAGCAAAGGGGGACATGACAGTCCTCGCCCAGAAAATTTCTGAATTTCAACTCCAGTTAAGCCCAAAGCATAACACGATACTCCATATTGCATGCGAATTTGGTCAAATGGAGTGTGTGAAATGGATCCTTAGCTTGCCTTCATGTTCATCTCTACTGCAACGCCCTAATATGAAAGAGAACACTCCACTTCACCTTGCAGAAAGGGAAGGGCATTCGAAGGTCGTGAAAGCTCTTTTAGAGGCTGCCAAAAAACCTCCTGTAGATATTGAAACTAGTGATGGAGTAGATAAGAAGATGTTGATCAGGATGACAAATAAGGAGAAAAACACAGCCTTGCACGAGGCAGTGCGATTTGAGCATTCTAATGTGGTGGAGTTATTGATTGAGGAGGACCCCGGGTTTCTCTATGGTGCTAATGATTCAGGTATGACTCCTCTTTACATGGCTGCAGAGAGAGGATTTACAGGCTTGGTGAAACTAATCATAGACAAAAGTGAGGCAGCTGGTACTTCACCCCTTTACACTGGCTTCATGTGTAGAACGGCCTTGCACGCTGCTGTAATATGTAATGACCGAGGTAGTATTTTCATAATACTAATGATTATGTTATTCCCTCGTATGTAgattaaaagggaaaatgtctctattttgttcatttccttaattttcttaaaacttttttttcctttatctaTTAATTAGAAATGACAAAGACGATATTGGGATGGAAGCCAAACCTCACCAAAGAAGTAGATAAGAATGGTTGGTCTCCACTTCACTGTGCTGCAGAGAGAGGTTGTGATCCGGAAATAGTGCAGCTATTGCTAGAAAAATCAGAAGAGAGTGTAGCCTACCTTAGGAGCAAAGATGGGAACAAAACTGCCCTTCATATTGCATCTTTCCACCATCATACAAAAATAGTAGAGAAGATTCTATCTCACTCTCCTGGTTGTCGAGAGCAGGTCGATGACAAGGGCAATAATGTTTTTCACTTTGCCATGATGAAAAGGGGAGACTATGATTCTAAGCCTAGTAATTACTTTGAAAATAATTGGTTAAACGTCAGAGGACTTGTAACTGAGAAAGATGCTCAAGGAAACACACCCCTCCACCTACTCTCTTCTTACCAAATTTTTGGTCTTGGTTTCATATGGCGGCCTCAAGTGGATAAGAAGGcgaaaaacaatgaaaacttGACAGCTTACGACATAATTTTGAGGGCCAAGGAGGACATTTCAGGGAAAAAGGTAAGGCTCCCACATCACTTGagttatatgttttttttccccaaaatgcTCCTTTTACTATCGTTCTCAAATTGCTTGTGCTCATTTgaattaagtatattttattttgaaatatgccATGTTTTGTTGCTTTTCACTATGTAATTGGTTTCCTTCCACCTAAACTTACCATCCTTTCATCCGTAGGCAATCGACTCATGTTGGGAATAGGATCCCTTACCGAAGCATTAgctagtttttttattttcttctctccaAAGTTTTAGGATAGGATaatagagaaaaggaaaaaaaaggaaatagaggaaaaaaaaaattataaaatgtttcTTGCTTTTCATTGTTCATTGAGAAATTAAGCAAAAGAAATTTAAGTTTAAGAGGAATGTACTTGGCATaaactttttttcataaaaaaaaaaaaagaaaatgggaagaaaaatcgttagtatcttttatttagtaatttttttcttgttaatttttCACTTGTGtccaaatgtgaaaaaaaaaaaaaaccatttttcttaatatatatttttttccattactttccaaaatcaaaatgtTGTTTAAGTTtaatttgaggaaaagaaaaggaaaaaaagaagaaaataaaaagataagaacaatttataagattttctcttattttgtaGGTTCATAagaaagttaagaaaaaaatttaattattaagaaatgCACTCTTTTCAAACCTTTTCCACATTTTCGaaggaaaacattttattatttccattttttatttttttattttttcatggatCCTTCTCAAACTATATTTggtttatgaaaaatacaaaggttttgtttatttctcttcattgtttttctctattttcttctcttcacattttctcttatatttttaagaaatattaaacatagccttaacatttgttttcaactttttattttatttttttattttttatcattttccatGACCAAAATAGTCTTAAAGACttctcaagaaccaaacataacatcaagaaaatattttttctttcccacattttaactattttatttatcacattttaaagtagtagtagtagtagaaGGTGAATAGGATAAAgagttaataaaattttattttgtcttcattcttttattcttttgtacTCTCATGGAATTATTACCTATACCTCCCAATGGTAAAAATAAAGGAGAATAAGGGTGCAtgattctttttctaatttatcttttacctattattattataattattattaagaCCCTAGTTTATCTTTATTGTGGAGATAATTGCAAAACATCTATTCCAAAACTTATGAgagctaaaatataaaaataaaaatgaaaggaaaataaggaacttttttccttgtttataaatttattggatttattgaataatttatgttgatgttgaaatttaaataaattggcGCTCATCATACTATTTTCGTTAAAAAGTTTTATAACAAACAAATAACTCAATTAACCGCAGATCTCCTGGAAGAAATAAGCTTGATTTGATGTATTTAATTAAAGGTTGGTTAAGTTTGATGGATGCATTACTtgtatcatattttcattcacTTGTTTACCCACCAATGAGTGACTGAATGTGAAAAAAATGGATtcatcaattgaattaaatttaaatgttcttCACCTCTGATTTCAGGATGATATCCAAACTGACTTGGAGTATGATATCCCTGAAACTAGATCTTTGTTTATGGAGAAGCTAAAGAAGAAATcggagagaaagaaaagaagcaaaGAGTACCGGGAGAAACGCACCTCTGAATTACAAAAAAGGAGTCAAACCCATTTGATAGTTTCTGCGCTTATAACAACAGTAACTTTTGCAGCGGGTTTCACCTTACCCGGTGGTTACAAGGATGATGATGGCAAGGCAATTTTATCAAAGAAAGCAGCTTTCAAAGCATTTGTTGTGACGGATAGCATAGCCATGGTATCTTCACTATGCGCCgtatttcttcactttttaaTGACCATGCGTAAACATGGGGAGTACCTTGAAAAACACTTACTTTGGGCCCTTAGTT
It encodes:
- the LOC117915051 gene encoding ankyrin repeat-containing protein At5g02620-like isoform X1 produces the protein MVILIQPTIPFFEGNGYDTWSIKMRTLFISEDLWELVDKGYVEEEIPRDAIRDVLKNDAKALFFIQQAITESIFPQISKATKSKEAWDTLQTKYQSTTKGVDSHDAELLNVNSGSNSNQVAAQDGDGSQTDITPMDDPVYKAAAKGDMTVLAQKISEFQLQLSPKHNTILHIACEFGQMECVKWILSLPSCSSLLQRPNMKENTPLHLAEREGHSKVVKALLEAAKKPPVDIETSDGVDKKMLIRMTNKEKNTALHEAVRFEHSNVVELLIEEDPGFLYGANDSGMTPLYMAAERGFTGLVKLIIDKSEAAGTSPLYTGFMCRTALHAAVICNDREMTKTILGWKPNLTKEVDKNGWSPLHCAAERGCDPEIVQLLLEKSEESVAYLRSKDGNKTALHIASFHHHTKIVEKILSHSPGCREQVDDKGNNVFHFAMMKRGDYDSKPSNYFENNWLNVRGLVTEKDAQGNTPLHLLSSYQIFGLGFIWRPQVDKKAKNNENLTAYDIILRAKEDISGKKDDIQTDLEYDIPETRSLFMEKLKKKSERKKRSKEYREKRTSELQKRSQTHLIVSALITTVTFAAGFTLPGGYKDDDGKAILSKKAAFKAFVVTDSIAMVSSLCAVFLHFLMTMRKHGEYLEKHLLWALSLTMVGMGAMAIAFATGLYVVLPHYSALSFLTCILCSCFFLCLIFEFQHFRGKILYMAYRIKSLLKKKIVALFNKLNMGYKRKENADV
- the LOC117915051 gene encoding ankyrin repeat-containing protein At5g02620-like isoform X2, with the translated sequence MVILIQPTIPFFEGNGYDTWSIKMRTLFISEDLWELVDKGYVEEEIPRDAIRDVLKNDAKALFFIQQAITESIFPQISKATKSKEAWDTLQTKYQSTTKVAAQDGDGSQTDITPMDDPVYKAAAKGDMTVLAQKISEFQLQLSPKHNTILHIACEFGQMECVKWILSLPSCSSLLQRPNMKENTPLHLAEREGHSKVVKALLEAAKKPPVDIETSDGVDKKMLIRMTNKEKNTALHEAVRFEHSNVVELLIEEDPGFLYGANDSGMTPLYMAAERGFTGLVKLIIDKSEAAGTSPLYTGFMCRTALHAAVICNDREMTKTILGWKPNLTKEVDKNGWSPLHCAAERGCDPEIVQLLLEKSEESVAYLRSKDGNKTALHIASFHHHTKIVEKILSHSPGCREQVDDKGNNVFHFAMMKRGDYDSKPSNYFENNWLNVRGLVTEKDAQGNTPLHLLSSYQIFGLGFIWRPQVDKKAKNNENLTAYDIILRAKEDISGKKDDIQTDLEYDIPETRSLFMEKLKKKSERKKRSKEYREKRTSELQKRSQTHLIVSALITTVTFAAGFTLPGGYKDDDGKAILSKKAAFKAFVVTDSIAMVSSLCAVFLHFLMTMRKHGEYLEKHLLWALSLTMVGMGAMAIAFATGLYVVLPHYSALSFLTCILCSCFFLCLIFEFQHFRGKILYMAYRIKSLLKKKIVALFNKLNMGYKRKENADV